One stretch of Calditrichota bacterium DNA includes these proteins:
- a CDS encoding respiratory nitrate reductase subunit gamma, protein RQVLLFNARPLRLYLLEITGLIFGLLTLVGLIAIIVRRVTAIRVKVVTTWTDWVLYGLLLVQVVSGIGVAVIHGWGSSWFAAAMTPYLWSLVMLQPQTAYVTALPFLVKLHLTCAWLLIGFFPFTRLVHVLVVPNPYLWRRTQVVRWYRK, encoded by the coding sequence GCGTCAGGTGCTGCTGTTCAACGCTCGCCCTCTGCGGCTCTACCTGCTTGAGATTACCGGCCTCATCTTCGGCCTCCTGACGCTGGTCGGCCTTATCGCCATCATCGTCCGGAGGGTGACAGCCATTCGCGTCAAGGTTGTAACAACCTGGACCGACTGGGTGCTCTACGGCTTGCTCTTGGTGCAGGTGGTGAGCGGCATCGGCGTCGCGGTGATTCACGGCTGGGGATCGTCCTGGTTCGCTGCAGCGATGACGCCCTATCTCTGGTCGCTGGTAATGTTGCAGCCTCAGACCGCTTATGTCACTGCGCTGCCCTTTCTGGTGAAACTGCACCTTACCTGCGCCTGGCTCTTGATCGGGTTCTTCCCCTTCACGAGGTTGGTTCACGTTCTGGTTGTCCCGAACCCCTATCTCTGGCGGCGGACGCAGGTGGTGCGGTGGTATAGAAAGTGA